AGATGGGTTGCTTCGCAGAATTCCACCAGGTTATAGGGCGTGATCTTATCGGCGACAAACTCGCGGAACTGGGCGGGCCAAGGCTACCGATTGGTCCCGTCATACGGATAGGGACTCCGCCATCACTCCTCCCAGGACTCAACGGTGAGACGCATACCGAGCATACGGCAGACCGTCAGGATGCTCGAAAGCTTGACGTCTCCTTTGGCCGTTTCGATCCGGCTCAGAGTATCGACCGCGACCCCGCAAAATGCTGCCGCCTCGTGGATACCCAGTCCTGACTGTGTCCGGCGGGCACGAACGAACGCTCCCAAGGTTTCGGCATCGAGGGGGCCGCTCTGCACAGGCATTGGCATCGGCTTGATGGTTTTGGGCATTCCGTCCTCCATAAAAATACTGTTTACGCAGTATATATGGCAGATATGGGCCATCGTCAACTAAAATACTGTTTTGACAGTATTTTAGTTGACGTATATATCTTTTTTGCTCCCCCTTGTCTTCGGTCTTCTTACGCCACTCCTCTCAACCACCTTTCATTACTCTTTCGGACGATCAGGCAATGATCCAATAGGATCGGTCTACCGGTTCCGAAGGCACTTTGCGTATGATCGAAGCACATCAAGGGCAATCCGCTTTACGAAGAATTGCTGTCACTCCCGGAGGAAACAACATGGACAATTTTATTTACAGCATTCCGACCACGGCCTATTTCGGCAAGGGACAGATCAAGGTGCTCGGCGAAACCATCAAAACCTATGGCGGTTCCAAAGTGCTGCTGGCTTATGGCGGCGGCAGTATCAAGAAAAACGGCATCTACGATGCGGTTATCGAACAGCTGGACAAGGCCGATCTTGCTCGTGTGGAGTTGAGCGGCATCCAGCCGAACCCGCGCATCGAAAGTGTGGAGGAAGGTATCGATCTGTTTCGGAGAAACGGCTGCGATTTTATTCTGGCTGTGGGCGGCGGATCGACCCTGGATGCCTGCAAAGCCATCGCTGCCGGAGTGGAGTTTGACGGCCCGGCTACCGACCTGTTTGTCAATGAGTCAGGCTTGTCGCCGATTTATGATGCGGCTCCTCTGGCAACGATTCTGACCATGGCAGGGACCGGTTCCGAAATGGACATGGGAGCGGTCATTACCGTCGGCGAAGATCACAAGAAAAAAGTAGTCATGCACCCGCTGCTCAATCCCAGGTTTTCCATCCTGGATCCTGAGTACACCTTTAGCGTGCCGGAATATCATTCCATGGCGGGGGCTGCGGATATCCTCTGCCATTTGATGGAG
This DNA window, taken from Syntrophotalea carbinolica DSM 2380, encodes the following:
- a CDS encoding helix-turn-helix domain-containing protein, translating into MPKTIKPMPMPVQSGPLDAETLGAFVRARRTQSGLGIHEAAAFCGVAVDTLSRIETAKGDVKLSSILTVCRMLGMRLTVESWEE
- a CDS encoding iron-containing alcohol dehydrogenase, which codes for MDNFIYSIPTTAYFGKGQIKVLGETIKTYGGSKVLLAYGGGSIKKNGIYDAVIEQLDKADLARVELSGIQPNPRIESVEEGIDLFRRNGCDFILAVGGGSTLDACKAIAAGVEFDGPATDLFVNESGLSPIYDAAPLATILTMAGTGSEMDMGAVITVGEDHKKKVVMHPLLNPRFSILDPEYTFSVPEYHSMAGAADILCHLMEQYFTNDVAAKVQDRMNEGVMKVVLEDAVKILANPQDYDARANIMWASSMALAGFQFLLGKPSPTFPLHGMGHELSSMYDMTHGVTLALLTPAWMRHTISAAPEHLPIFARFARNVFDIREEDDAKAAEQGVARLVEFYAAIKMPANLRDAGVREEDLAVIAGKAVENGKLGILASLGKDEVLQILRAAFTG